The following coding sequences lie in one Prevotella nigrescens genomic window:
- a CDS encoding DUF4876 domain-containing protein, translating to MDTSKFRHDWNAVPVIFALLCMAMWSCNKYKDDVAEPKMVSHRLSLNMPLNINGATLGEGTAVLTNIQTGRKYTVANFQPSGKGFAADISLPEGSYNIAVKGIIGYRLNGQDIAAKVKAARENVAIGAAETTSTTEIALNVYSAQEGFVISEIFFTGTTTPDGFMYTDDQYFKIGNNSDTTLYADGIAFVESFFTSDDKHDYQPDIMDEAMTISAIYVIPGTGHDVPVKPGEELLMALTAIDHRAVNPNSFDLRKANFEIYDKGSNPEGDQDNPKVPNLSNWYANFSGTFVMHTRGVKSYALARPMADRKTYTAKYRYKFGYIFRQGDIVVPMDEYEYFMPNAWIVDAVNLAVPTAHEWNIISPMLDKGFTYCGTVDFDESRYNKAVIRKKDGRKWIDTNNSTDDFLPNAVPSCLKKP from the coding sequence ATGGACACAAGCAAATTCAGGCATGATTGGAACGCAGTGCCGGTCATCTTCGCCCTCCTCTGCATGGCAATGTGGTCGTGCAACAAGTACAAGGACGATGTAGCGGAACCGAAAATGGTGAGCCACCGCCTCTCTCTCAACATGCCGCTCAACATAAACGGAGCGACACTGGGCGAGGGAACGGCAGTGCTGACCAACATTCAGACCGGCAGGAAATACACTGTAGCGAACTTCCAGCCGTCCGGCAAAGGCTTTGCAGCCGACATATCGCTGCCCGAAGGCAGCTACAACATTGCCGTGAAAGGCATCATCGGCTATCGGCTCAACGGTCAGGACATTGCCGCAAAGGTGAAGGCTGCACGAGAGAACGTAGCCATTGGCGCGGCAGAAACCACCTCCACCACCGAGATAGCCCTCAACGTGTATTCCGCACAGGAGGGATTCGTCATATCAGAAATATTCTTTACCGGCACGACAACGCCCGACGGGTTCATGTACACCGACGACCAGTACTTCAAGATAGGCAACAACAGCGACACGACGCTGTATGCCGACGGCATCGCCTTCGTGGAATCGTTCTTCACCAGCGACGACAAGCACGACTATCAGCCCGACATCATGGACGAGGCAATGACCATCTCAGCCATCTATGTCATTCCCGGCACAGGGCACGACGTACCCGTCAAGCCCGGCGAAGAACTGCTCATGGCACTCACTGCCATAGACCATCGAGCCGTAAACCCCAACTCTTTCGACCTGCGCAAAGCCAATTTCGAAATCTACGATAAGGGTTCGAACCCCGAAGGCGACCAGGACAACCCGAAGGTACCCAACCTTTCCAACTGGTATGCCAACTTCAGCGGAACGTTTGTAATGCACACCCGGGGCGTGAAAAGCTACGCACTGGCTCGCCCAATGGCAGACCGGAAGACCTATACGGCGAAGTATCGCTACAAGTTCGGCTACATATTCAGGCAGGGCGACATCGTCGTGCCCATGGACGAATACGAATACTTCATGCCCAACGCATGGATTGTAGATGCCGTGAACCTTGCCGTGCCCACCGCACACGAGTGGAACATCATCTCGCCGATGCTCGACAAGGGCTTCACTTACTGCGGAACTGTGGACTTCGACGAGTCCCGCTACAACAAGGCAGTCATCAGAAAGAAGGACGGAAGGAAGTGGATTGACACCAACAACTCCACCGACGACTTCCTGCCCAATGCCGTTCCATCTTGCCTGAAAAAGCCTTAG
- the feoB gene encoding ferrous iron transport protein B → MKLSELKTGEAGIIVKVSGHGGFRKRIIEMGFISGKEVKVLLNAPLKDPVKYRIMGYEVSLRHNEADLIEVQPIGNSLQDTTDNDSQDTGTNNDNAGKKTQYPTDSTYNPPLEADPSDPYEPTLAPDEEEKRHNQQLHTINVALVGNPNCGKTSLFNFASGAHERVGNYSGVTVDAKYGYTDMMGYHFELVDLPGTYSLSAYSPEELYVRKQLVDKTPDIVVNVIDASNLERNLYLTTQLIDMNVPMVCALNMYDEVENRGDHIDYKKLGMLLGVPMVPTVFTSGRGVRELFQTIIQNCEGKKGDAPLYRHIHINHGHEIENGIAEIQEHLNEESDASQKYSTRYLAIKLLENDKEAERLVKSFPDATEIMQHRDETARRVKEETGKDSETAIMDAKYGFIHGALQEVHYTTGKGKDAYDTTRTIDKILTNKYLGFPLFFLILFVMFTATFSLGQYPMDWIDAGVAWISEVLNNALPDGPVKAMLVDGAIAGVGAVIVFLPQILILYFFISYMEDCGYMSRAAFIMDRLMHKMGLHGKSFIPLIMGFGCNVPAVMATRTIESKRSRLVTMLVLPMMSCSARLPIYIMITGSFFAARYRSAVMMLLYAIGIAMAVLLARLFSKTLVKGEDTPFVMELPPYRFPTWKAIGRHTWEKGKQYLKKMGGIILVASIIVWALGYFPVPDNPNLGNQARQEQSYIGQIGKTIEPVFRPMGFNWRLDVGLLAGVGAKEIVASTMGVLYTNNDSFGDDNTYSDDSHKYEALRHQMTADVAKQNHISYAQAEPLARLTAFCFLLFVLLYFPCVATIAAIKGETGSWKWGIFAAVYTTALAWIVSAVVYQVGVLLL, encoded by the coding sequence ATGAAGTTATCAGAACTGAAGACAGGCGAAGCCGGCATCATCGTGAAGGTTTCGGGACACGGAGGCTTCAGAAAACGTATCATAGAAATGGGGTTCATCAGTGGCAAGGAAGTGAAAGTACTGCTCAATGCGCCGCTGAAAGACCCCGTGAAATACCGTATCATGGGCTACGAAGTGAGCCTGCGGCACAACGAAGCCGACCTTATCGAGGTGCAACCCATAGGCAACTCGCTGCAAGACACCACCGATAACGACAGCCAAGACACCGGCACGAACAACGACAATGCCGGGAAGAAAACACAATATCCCACAGATTCTACTTACAATCCGCCATTGGAGGCTGACCCGTCAGACCCCTACGAGCCTACATTGGCACCCGACGAAGAAGAAAAAAGACACAACCAACAGCTCCACACCATAAACGTGGCACTCGTGGGCAACCCCAACTGCGGCAAGACGTCGCTCTTCAACTTCGCCTCGGGGGCGCACGAGCGGGTGGGAAACTACTCGGGCGTTACCGTAGATGCCAAGTACGGCTACACCGACATGATGGGCTACCACTTTGAACTGGTAGACCTGCCGGGCACATACAGCCTCTCGGCATACAGCCCGGAAGAGCTCTACGTGCGCAAACAGCTCGTGGACAAGACACCGGACATCGTCGTCAACGTGATAGACGCATCGAACTTGGAACGCAACCTCTACCTTACCACGCAGCTCATAGACATGAACGTGCCCATGGTATGCGCCCTGAACATGTACGACGAGGTGGAAAACCGTGGCGACCACATAGACTATAAGAAATTGGGAATGCTGCTGGGAGTGCCCATGGTGCCCACCGTCTTCACATCGGGAAGGGGCGTCAGGGAGCTGTTCCAGACCATCATACAGAACTGCGAGGGCAAAAAGGGCGATGCACCGCTCTACCGGCACATTCACATAAACCACGGACACGAGATTGAAAACGGCATTGCCGAAATTCAGGAACACCTGAACGAGGAGTCCGACGCATCGCAAAAATACTCCACACGCTACCTTGCCATAAAATTGCTGGAGAACGACAAGGAGGCAGAACGCCTGGTGAAATCGTTCCCCGATGCCACGGAGATAATGCAACACCGCGACGAAACCGCCAGGCGCGTGAAGGAAGAGACTGGCAAAGACAGCGAAACTGCCATCATGGACGCCAAGTACGGCTTCATACACGGAGCACTGCAGGAGGTGCACTACACCACAGGAAAGGGGAAAGATGCCTACGACACGACGCGCACGATAGACAAAATCCTGACGAACAAGTACCTCGGCTTTCCGCTTTTCTTCCTTATTCTCTTCGTAATGTTCACGGCAACGTTCAGCCTCGGGCAGTATCCCATGGACTGGATTGATGCCGGCGTGGCGTGGATTTCGGAAGTTTTAAACAACGCCTTGCCCGACGGGCCGGTGAAAGCCATGCTCGTAGACGGAGCCATTGCGGGCGTGGGGGCTGTCATCGTGTTCCTTCCGCAAATCCTTATCCTCTATTTCTTCATCTCGTACATGGAAGACTGCGGCTACATGTCGCGTGCAGCGTTCATCATGGACCGCCTCATGCACAAGATGGGACTGCACGGCAAGTCGTTCATTCCGCTCATCATGGGCTTCGGCTGCAACGTTCCGGCAGTCATGGCGACCCGAACCATAGAGAGCAAGCGCAGCCGATTGGTTACAATGCTGGTTCTTCCGATGATGAGCTGCTCGGCACGGCTGCCCATTTACATCATGATAACAGGCTCGTTCTTTGCCGCCCGATACCGCTCGGCAGTCATGATGCTGCTCTATGCCATCGGCATTGCAATGGCTGTGCTGCTGGCACGGCTCTTCTCCAAGACGCTCGTAAAGGGCGAAGACACGCCGTTTGTGATGGAACTCCCACCCTATCGTTTTCCGACATGGAAGGCAATAGGGCGACATACGTGGGAAAAGGGCAAGCAATATCTGAAGAAAATGGGAGGAATCATACTCGTTGCGTCCATCATAGTGTGGGCTTTAGGCTATTTTCCCGTGCCCGACAATCCCAACTTGGGCAATCAAGCCCGACAAGAACAGAGCTACATTGGGCAAATAGGCAAGACGATAGAACCCGTTTTCCGTCCGATGGGCTTCAACTGGCGTCTGGACGTGGGACTGTTGGCAGGAGTTGGTGCGAAAGAAATAGTGGCTTCGACCATGGGCGTGCTCTATACGAACAACGATTCGTTCGGCGACGACAACACGTACAGCGACGACAGTCATAAATACGAGGCACTGCGCCACCAGATGACGGCAGATGTAGCCAAACAGAACCACATCAGTTACGCGCAAGCCGAACCGCTGGCACGGCTCACAGCCTTCTGTTTCCTGCTCTTCGTCCTGCTCTACTTCCCTTGTGTAGCCACCATAGCGGCGATAAAAGGCGAGACGGGCAGCTGGAAGTGGGGCATCTTTGCTGCCGTGTACACCACGGCACTGGCGTGGATAGTGAGTGCCGTTGTCTACCAGGTGGGGGTGCTGCTTTTGTAG
- a CDS encoding M16 family metallopeptidase has translation MKHFLTIVAVFIACNVYAQEGRLDTDKTIRKGVLPNGMTYYIRHNSQTKGVADFYIAQKVGSILEEPRQRGLAHFLEHMAFNGTRHFPGDSIRPGIVKWCESVGIKFGANLNAYTSVDQTVYNILAAPVTREGIIDSCLLILHDWSHDLLLTDKEIDKERGVIEEEWRTRRTGMAMQRLAEQSMPVIYAGTKYADCMPIGNMDIVRTFPYNDLRDYYRKWYRPDLQAIIVVGDIDEDGMETKIRKMFGNIPLPPNPERRVYYPVGDNRKMILYTATDKEQPTVNFTLYMKRDITPKAERNTLRNYADDYKTSILRMAVNDRLEALARAADAPFISASVRDGNFFLASTKDVFELSGVLKEGRVLEGIRLLVGEVERARANGITPEELKRGKAEMLSFAENGYNDRTNRRNGEFVEACVQNFLEETPILEPEYELGLVRKLDKSVTLADINALAKDIITNQNQVVTLFGPAKEGFEMPANATIEKNILEAQTRKYTPYHEAKALGDSLVTNLPKPGSIVSERSYKFGYTELTLSNGMKVYVRQTDFEPDEVNLKLFSMGGKNLYPDADMPNLTYLMAGATIGGVGQYDDLALEKMLAGKTATVAPYIDDDTEGMTGTSNVKDTETLLELVYLYFTQPRKDPQAFKSLMEQQEAFLTNAHVNPMLAYNDTLHKVAYGTDRLASMDKERLKKVSYDRIMQIYKERFASAADFKLILTGNINLDKLRPLLCRYMAVLPSNNRTEGIGTHGARLVDGKKTYVFHKEQATPTAITTIVIKGKMEYSNRNELLMDAIGQLLRIVYTDKVREEKGGTYSVQVSGDLQHHPDDEALLRIAFQTDPQKYHELIPIVYEQLHKMATEGPSQQDLDKVKAYERKVYNQVLRMNNYWEYVLYSDLFNGIDVDTTFRSIVESMTCDDIRTTLRQLLDQNNCIEVTMTQK, from the coding sequence ATGAAACATTTTCTCACCATCGTTGCAGTATTCATAGCCTGCAACGTCTACGCACAAGAGGGCAGGCTGGACACCGACAAGACCATACGCAAGGGGGTTCTGCCCAACGGAATGACCTACTACATACGCCACAACAGCCAGACAAAGGGCGTGGCAGACTTCTACATCGCCCAGAAAGTAGGTTCCATACTCGAAGAACCACGCCAGCGCGGACTGGCACACTTCCTGGAACACATGGCATTCAACGGCACGCGCCACTTCCCCGGCGACTCCATTCGTCCGGGAATCGTGAAGTGGTGCGAGAGCGTTGGCATCAAGTTCGGAGCCAATCTCAACGCCTACACCAGCGTGGACCAGACCGTCTACAACATATTGGCAGCACCCGTAACACGCGAAGGCATCATCGACTCGTGCCTGCTCATACTCCACGACTGGAGCCACGACCTGCTTCTGACCGACAAGGAGATTGACAAGGAACGCGGAGTGATAGAAGAGGAATGGCGGACACGCCGCACCGGCATGGCAATGCAGCGCCTTGCAGAACAGTCCATGCCCGTTATCTACGCCGGAACGAAGTATGCCGACTGCATGCCCATCGGCAATATGGACATCGTAAGAACCTTTCCTTACAACGACTTGCGCGACTATTACCGCAAATGGTACCGCCCCGACCTGCAGGCAATCATCGTTGTGGGCGACATAGACGAGGACGGAATGGAGACGAAGATACGCAAGATGTTTGGCAACATACCCCTGCCTCCAAATCCTGAACGGCGTGTTTACTACCCCGTGGGCGACAACAGGAAGATGATACTGTACACGGCAACTGACAAGGAGCAGCCTACCGTGAACTTCACACTATACATGAAGCGCGACATAACGCCGAAAGCCGAGCGCAACACCCTGCGGAACTATGCCGACGACTACAAGACAAGCATTCTGCGAATGGCTGTAAACGACCGCTTGGAAGCACTTGCCAGAGCTGCCGACGCTCCTTTCATATCGGCATCGGTGCGCGACGGCAACTTCTTCCTGGCGTCCACGAAAGACGTTTTCGAGCTTTCGGGCGTGCTGAAGGAGGGCAGGGTGCTCGAAGGAATACGCCTTCTGGTGGGCGAAGTGGAGCGCGCACGCGCCAACGGCATCACTCCCGAAGAGCTGAAACGGGGAAAAGCCGAGATGCTGTCGTTTGCAGAGAATGGCTATAACGACCGCACCAACCGTCGCAATGGCGAGTTTGTGGAAGCCTGCGTGCAGAATTTCCTCGAAGAAACGCCCATCTTGGAACCCGAATACGAGCTTGGACTGGTGCGGAAACTCGACAAATCGGTTACTCTTGCCGACATCAATGCGTTGGCAAAGGACATAATAACCAATCAGAATCAGGTGGTTACGCTCTTCGGCCCTGCCAAGGAAGGGTTTGAGATGCCTGCCAATGCCACCATCGAAAAAAACATCTTGGAAGCCCAGACACGGAAATATACCCCCTACCACGAGGCAAAGGCGTTGGGCGACAGCCTTGTAACCAACCTGCCAAAGCCAGGCAGCATCGTGTCGGAACGCAGTTACAAGTTTGGCTACACCGAGCTGACGCTCTCCAACGGAATGAAAGTTTATGTGCGACAAACCGACTTCGAGCCCGACGAGGTGAACCTGAAGCTCTTCAGCATGGGCGGAAAGAACCTCTACCCCGATGCCGACATGCCCAACCTGACCTACCTTATGGCTGGCGCAACCATCGGTGGAGTGGGGCAGTACGACGACCTTGCGCTGGAGAAGATGCTGGCTGGGAAGACCGCAACCGTGGCTCCTTACATCGACGACGACACGGAAGGCATGACGGGAACTTCCAACGTGAAGGACACCGAGACCCTTCTGGAACTGGTCTACCTCTACTTTACGCAGCCACGGAAAGACCCGCAAGCCTTCAAGAGCCTGATGGAACAGCAGGAAGCATTCCTGACCAACGCCCACGTAAACCCGATGTTGGCATACAACGACACCCTCCACAAGGTGGCATACGGCACCGACCGCCTGGCATCGATGGACAAGGAACGGCTGAAGAAGGTGAGCTACGACCGCATCATGCAGATTTACAAGGAACGGTTTGCCAGCGCAGCCGACTTCAAGCTTATTCTTACGGGCAACATCAACCTCGACAAGCTCCGCCCATTGCTCTGCCGGTATATGGCAGTGCTGCCTTCCAACAATCGCACGGAAGGCATTGGTACACACGGCGCAAGGCTCGTCGATGGCAAGAAGACGTACGTCTTCCACAAGGAACAAGCCACGCCGACAGCCATCACCACCATCGTGATAAAAGGAAAAATGGAATACAGCAACCGCAACGAACTGCTGATGGACGCCATAGGGCAGCTCCTGCGCATCGTCTACACCGACAAGGTGCGCGAAGAGAAGGGCGGCACCTACAGCGTACAGGTGTCGGGCGACCTGCAGCACCACCCCGACGACGAGGCATTGCTGCGCATTGCCTTCCAGACCGACCCGCAGAAGTACCACGAGCTGATACCCATCGTGTACGAACAACTGCACAAGATGGCGACCGAAGGGCCCTCGCAGCAAGACCTCGACAAAGTGAAGGCTTACGAACGGAAGGTCTACAACCAGGTGTTGCGCATGAACAACTACTGGGAATACGTGCTCTACAGCGACCTGTTCAACGGAATAGACGTGGACACCACCTTCCGTTCCATCGTTGAAAGCATGACTTGCGATGACATTCGCACCACGCTCCGCCAACTGCTCGACCAGAACAATTGCATAGAAGTTACGATGACACAAAAATGA